The following coding sequences lie in one Zingiber officinale cultivar Zhangliang chromosome 2B, Zo_v1.1, whole genome shotgun sequence genomic window:
- the LOC122047667 gene encoding probable small nuclear ribonucleoprotein E, translated as MASTKVQRIMTQPINLIFRFLQSKARIQIWLFEQKDLRIEGRIIGFDEYMNLVLEDAEEVNVKKNIKKTLGRILLKGDNITLMMNTGK; from the exons ATGGCGTCCACGAAGGTCCAGCGGATCATGACCCAACCTATC AATCTCATATTTCGGTTTCTTCAAAGT AAAGCTCGCATTCAGATCTGGCTCTTTGAACAGAAGGACTTGAGGATTGAAGGGCGTATAATT GGTTTTGATGAGTATATGAACCTGGTTCTCGAAGATGCTGAGGAAGTCAACGTCAAAAAGAACATCAAAAAGACATTGG GGAGGATTTTGCTCAAAGGAGACAACATAACTTTGATGATGAATAC GGGGAAATGA